In Desulfomonile tiedjei DSM 6799, a genomic segment contains:
- a CDS encoding IS1182 family transposase encodes MGKQIRADYEQILMFPPSVEDWVAKDHPARFIRDFVDSLDLSELGIEVPDSDTGRPPYAPDLLLKVWLFGYFNRIRSTRKLEKGCLENMGLIWLTGMNAPDHNSLWRFFKANKKSLRHLFRQSIRVALKADLIGLALHAVDGTKIQAVSSNDKARGREHLERFLESVSERLDRTIADAMTEIERAEREETGEYRLPQSMQDGLKRKQRIQEALKELDESDKKSVHPSEPEARFMKNRRTKDLSYNAQAVADQKSGLIVAADVVTDGADNGQLVPMLDKVKENLGAVAEENVADGGYFSSGQIGLAHEREYGILIGKSSGEIVSERGADEDLYHRSRFVFDQERDCFICPEGRLLPFHQRKINGKNHNEVRRYHCKDFLTCPNRWKCSKSKNGRLIDLSVYEAALERHRSKREKPENKERLKTRKKIIEPPFAWIKSALSFRRWTVAGIDNVKAQWDLICTTINLRKLYHHWVSGEVAFT; translated from the coding sequence ATGGGCAAACAGATCCGGGCCGATTACGAACAGATCTTGATGTTTCCGCCGTCAGTGGAAGACTGGGTGGCTAAGGATCACCCGGCGCGCTTTATCCGAGATTTCGTGGATTCCTTGGATCTGTCCGAGTTGGGAATCGAGGTTCCCGACAGCGATACAGGACGTCCTCCGTATGCGCCAGATCTTCTGTTGAAGGTGTGGCTTTTCGGATACTTCAATCGGATCAGGAGTACCCGTAAGCTTGAGAAGGGTTGCCTTGAGAATATGGGGCTGATTTGGCTGACGGGGATGAATGCTCCGGATCATAATTCCTTATGGCGATTCTTCAAGGCGAACAAGAAATCATTGAGGCATCTGTTCAGACAGTCGATTCGTGTTGCTCTGAAGGCCGATCTGATCGGTCTAGCTCTTCATGCCGTGGACGGGACCAAGATCCAAGCCGTCTCATCCAACGACAAGGCTCGGGGTCGTGAGCACCTGGAGAGGTTTCTGGAAAGTGTTTCGGAGAGATTGGACCGCACGATTGCCGATGCGATGACTGAGATAGAGAGAGCCGAGCGGGAAGAGACCGGTGAGTATCGCCTTCCGCAGTCCATGCAAGACGGATTGAAACGGAAACAGCGGATACAAGAGGCTCTGAAGGAGTTGGATGAATCGGACAAGAAGTCAGTTCACCCTTCGGAACCGGAAGCTCGCTTTATGAAGAATCGCCGGACCAAAGACTTGTCGTACAACGCTCAGGCGGTTGCCGACCAAAAGAGCGGCCTTATCGTGGCCGCAGATGTGGTCACGGATGGGGCCGACAACGGGCAATTGGTCCCCATGCTCGACAAGGTGAAAGAGAATCTGGGCGCTGTGGCAGAGGAAAATGTGGCGGACGGGGGATATTTTTCCTCAGGGCAGATAGGTCTGGCCCATGAGCGAGAATACGGCATTCTTATCGGGAAATCGTCAGGGGAAATTGTTTCCGAGAGAGGTGCGGATGAGGATCTCTATCACCGATCCCGGTTCGTCTTTGATCAGGAGCGTGATTGCTTCATATGCCCTGAAGGGCGCTTGTTGCCTTTTCATCAGCGGAAAATTAACGGCAAGAACCACAATGAGGTTCGCAGGTATCACTGCAAGGATTTTCTAACGTGTCCCAATCGCTGGAAATGCTCCAAGAGCAAGAACGGACGCCTCATAGACCTCAGCGTTTACGAGGCGGCCCTAGAACGACACCGCAGCAAGAGGGAAAAACCAGAGAACAAAGAGCGCCTGAAGACTCGAAAGAAGATTATCGAGCCACCGTTTGCCTGGATCAAGAGCGCATTAAGCTTTCGGCGATGGACCGTGGCCGGAATCGACAACGTAAAGGCCCAGTGGGACCTTATTTGCACGACCATAAATCTCAGGAAGCTCTACCACCATTGGGTATCCGGCGAGGTGGCATTCACGTAA
- a CDS encoding response regulator, whose amino-acid sequence MDDQSILEHKRLLVVDDEADVLDIIKEQFPNTIVITGQTFETALELIENENFDLAILDIMGVNGFELLKSCRARHLPAAMLTARAINVESINEAIREGAVSFLPKEELGRLPELVAEILTELEQGRTHWAKLFERFGSYFKNKLGITWKNLEKPQYPGYY is encoded by the coding sequence ATGGACGATCAATCTATTTTAGAGCACAAGAGGCTGCTGGTTGTGGACGACGAAGCCGATGTTCTTGACATTATCAAAGAACAATTTCCAAACACCATTGTGATTACCGGACAGACATTTGAGACTGCGCTCGAACTGATCGAAAACGAGAATTTCGATCTAGCGATTCTCGACATCATGGGTGTAAATGGTTTTGAATTACTGAAGTCATGCCGAGCACGACATTTACCTGCAGCAATGCTCACCGCGCGAGCTATCAATGTCGAGAGCATTAACGAGGCTATCAGGGAAGGCGCCGTCTCATTTCTGCCGAAAGAAGAACTGGGCAGATTACCTGAGCTTGTGGCTGAAATTCTGACGGAACTGGAACAAGGCAGGACCCATTGGGCCAAATTATTCGAACGGTTCGGTTCCTACTTCAAGAACAAGCTCGGGATTACTTGGAAGAATTTGGAGAAACCACAATATCCCGGATATTATTGA
- the tnpA gene encoding IS200/IS605 family transposase, which translates to MKDYQSLNHTKWDCKYHVVFIPKRRRKQIYGALRKHLGEMFHDLARRKESRIIEGHLCSDHVHMCVSIPPKFAVSSVIGYIKGKSAISIARNFTSRKRNFTGESFWARGYYVSTVGLDEESVKKYIREQEAEDARLEQLNMLHAETPPSGGS; encoded by the coding sequence ATGAAAGATTATCAAAGCCTAAACCACACGAAATGGGATTGCAAGTATCATGTGGTTTTCATTCCGAAGCGGCGCCGGAAGCAGATCTATGGGGCACTTCGGAAGCACCTTGGAGAGATGTTTCATGATTTGGCTCGACGGAAAGAGTCGAGGATAATCGAAGGGCACCTGTGTTCGGATCACGTCCACATGTGCGTCAGTATTCCCCCGAAGTTTGCCGTATCCAGTGTGATCGGATACATCAAGGGAAAAAGTGCGATCTCAATCGCAAGGAACTTCACGTCGAGAAAGAGGAATTTCACGGGAGAGAGCTTCTGGGCAAGAGGGTACTATGTCTCGACTGTGGGATTGGACGAAGAGTCCGTCAAAAAGTATATCCGTGAGCAGGAGGCGGAAGATGCCCGGCTGGAGCAACTCAATATGCTCCATGCGGAGACGCCCCCTTCAGGGGGCTCATGA
- a CDS encoding heparinase II/III family protein, protein MRDPDLPDAHFRRDRILSRTCIDFEIIDSPAKGASSAGAFSVSATGILSFTIEPASTDFSGFDTLSVNLQNTSQDTVLVGLRLFHGTQTLSESVSFSGGREELLPGIPAFLKFPIESFGTYGEATDWKDVRRITFVFCREKQYAGSEPVSIVFRGLEGESRERYSGPRLTSEGLRHLRQDCSIENACDAKVLSLYRQSNPAMWIPPPHRYPKENADQVLRGEIMGFHLGYPVDWASNPEGSLEWAHFLHRHHFLRSLVIGCAETGNPAYSRALENIVKDWIAANPVPIGSNGGASPAWETLSVAWRLREWLWVAGATDAFHGFRPESQELILRSVWEHARSLVDHQGHSNNWIVVESAALALAGLCFPGFRDARSWWKSGIRRLAIEFVRQFFRDGVHFEISPMYHAICFHALLEVREAAQKAGEQLPEIFFDPLERCGEYLAGLCRPDFTWPSLNDSGSMDKDYTALLRKAGDMFSRPDLQWIGTRGTEGRTPESGLRVFPDAGIAVMRSAYEPDAHFAVFRAGPAGASHVHEDVLSLEITAWGRPILVDPGITSYGPEALTEHYRSGPAHNAILPKKGFLRSKAPFETRVRPAGRNLSTEAGKNWRSVTGICRFGESGDRQSTITRTILFIDSTFWLVKDTVRCSLPEDIIVCWQFAPGRLEISGQSLEFRCPEPEERLFKLIPLLGKMSANLRCLTGSLNPPGGWVSTHGGDVPAPSCEYSMQFAAGESSVYWALIPGLGVIQTERNDCNEGDTIRISLLDFRYELRFSRDGRLYCCRVSGYS, encoded by the coding sequence ATGCGGGACCCTGATTTGCCGGATGCACACTTTCGCAGAGATCGAATTCTCTCCCGAACGTGCATCGATTTTGAGATCATCGATTCTCCAGCAAAAGGCGCCTCATCAGCAGGCGCTTTTTCCGTTTCAGCCACAGGAATTTTGTCTTTCACCATTGAGCCCGCGTCGACCGATTTCTCGGGTTTCGACACCCTGTCAGTCAACCTACAGAATACTTCACAGGATACCGTTCTTGTAGGCCTGAGGCTTTTTCACGGAACACAAACTCTTTCAGAAAGCGTTTCGTTTTCGGGAGGACGAGAGGAACTGCTTCCGGGAATTCCTGCTTTCTTGAAATTTCCCATCGAGAGCTTCGGAACGTACGGCGAAGCAACTGATTGGAAAGATGTCCGGCGAATTACATTCGTCTTCTGTCGTGAAAAACAATATGCAGGATCTGAACCGGTCAGTATTGTTTTCCGAGGCTTGGAGGGTGAATCCCGTGAGCGCTACTCGGGTCCTCGATTGACTTCCGAAGGATTGCGGCATCTGCGGCAAGATTGCTCCATAGAGAATGCATGTGATGCCAAGGTATTATCGCTGTATCGACAATCAAACCCAGCAATGTGGATTCCTCCTCCTCACAGGTATCCGAAAGAAAACGCCGACCAGGTGCTTCGTGGTGAAATCATGGGATTTCACCTTGGTTACCCTGTAGATTGGGCCTCCAACCCTGAAGGGTCCCTTGAATGGGCTCATTTTCTGCACCGCCATCATTTTTTGCGGTCGCTGGTCATCGGCTGCGCTGAAACGGGAAATCCCGCGTACTCTCGCGCTTTGGAAAATATCGTGAAGGATTGGATCGCTGCCAATCCTGTTCCCATCGGCTCCAATGGGGGAGCCAGTCCTGCGTGGGAGACGCTTTCCGTCGCGTGGAGACTACGAGAATGGCTCTGGGTGGCAGGAGCTACTGATGCGTTTCATGGGTTCCGCCCTGAATCCCAAGAATTGATATTGAGATCGGTCTGGGAACATGCCCGAAGTCTTGTCGATCATCAGGGCCACTCTAACAATTGGATCGTTGTGGAAAGCGCAGCCCTGGCGCTCGCGGGATTGTGTTTTCCCGGTTTCAGGGACGCACGTTCCTGGTGGAAGTCAGGCATCCGGAGATTAGCTATTGAATTTGTGCGGCAGTTTTTCCGGGATGGCGTGCATTTTGAGATTTCTCCCATGTACCACGCTATTTGCTTCCATGCATTGCTCGAGGTTCGGGAGGCTGCCCAAAAAGCGGGAGAACAATTGCCGGAGATCTTCTTCGATCCTCTGGAACGTTGCGGGGAATATCTTGCAGGTCTGTGCAGGCCTGATTTCACATGGCCGTCGCTCAACGATTCGGGATCGATGGACAAAGACTATACTGCCCTATTGCGCAAAGCCGGAGACATGTTCTCCAGACCCGATCTTCAGTGGATCGGAACCAGGGGGACTGAAGGTAGAACTCCGGAATCAGGGTTACGAGTGTTTCCGGATGCGGGTATTGCAGTCATGAGATCCGCTTATGAACCGGATGCTCATTTTGCGGTGTTCCGGGCCGGTCCTGCGGGAGCATCGCATGTGCACGAGGATGTCCTCTCTCTGGAAATAACTGCATGGGGACGTCCAATACTCGTGGATCCCGGAATAACCTCATACGGACCGGAGGCTTTAACCGAGCATTACCGAAGCGGACCGGCTCATAATGCAATTCTTCCGAAAAAAGGATTTCTCCGGTCGAAAGCGCCTTTTGAAACACGGGTAAGACCTGCGGGAAGGAATCTCTCTACGGAAGCAGGAAAGAACTGGCGTTCCGTGACGGGAATCTGTCGCTTCGGAGAGTCAGGAGATCGACAATCCACGATAACCCGCACCATTCTGTTCATTGATTCGACATTCTGGCTCGTGAAGGATACTGTTCGGTGTTCACTACCTGAAGATATTATTGTCTGTTGGCAGTTCGCTCCCGGACGTCTGGAAATATCGGGTCAGTCTCTTGAATTCAGGTGTCCGGAACCTGAGGAGCGTCTTTTCAAGCTGATCCCACTTTTGGGAAAGATGTCCGCAAACCTCCGCTGTCTTACCGGTTCCTTGAATCCACCTGGAGGTTGGGTCTCGACCCACGGCGGTGACGTCCCGGCTCCCTCTTGCGAGTACAGCATGCAGTTTGCGGCCGGTGAATCCAGCGTCTATTGGGCGCTGATTCCGGGACTGGGCGTCATTCAGACAGAAAGGAACGACTGTAACGAAGGAGACACAATTCGTATCAGTCTATTGGATTTTCGATATGAGCTCCGGTTCAGCAGGGATGGTAGGTTATATTGTTGTCGCGTTAGTGGTTATTCTTAA
- a CDS encoding tetratricopeptide repeat protein — MSKHLCASLFFRVTLRTLVIILITAGFFMLSASSASAQLPADLRDALEAHRAGKLQEAVEIYTEYLVKNPKSAEAYNWRGMAYEDLGQLNKALADLNRALELSPNYSDAYNNRGEVYRRQNKFVEAMNDYRKATELEKDFAEPHYNMGLILEAQKKNELAIREFDTYLKFKPNAPDKQEITARIEALKKTAAATPAPPGTAPAPKAPDQKAPGVAPSPPGAPKPAGPRPGQVQIPPPPPPGIDLGIPGVPPIPVDILASLDIVSAIISLVFYLFSAGMLFLIAVKTNTSLPWLAFIPIANIILCIKIAGKPLWWLALFLLPILALPLAMLIPMDPTEGIIVGVLTLLVSLVPLVVWLFVSLGIASARGKSAVWGVLLFIPCTSFIGLAYLGLSK, encoded by the coding sequence GTGTCAAAACATCTATGTGCTTCGCTGTTCTTCAGGGTAACACTTCGCACACTTGTAATCATCCTCATTACAGCCGGTTTTTTCATGCTCTCTGCCAGTTCTGCTTCAGCGCAGCTACCGGCGGATTTACGTGATGCTTTGGAGGCTCATAGGGCTGGCAAACTTCAGGAAGCAGTTGAAATTTATACCGAATATCTTGTCAAAAACCCGAAATCAGCGGAAGCCTATAACTGGCGCGGTATGGCGTACGAAGATCTGGGACAGTTGAACAAAGCCCTCGCCGATCTGAATAGAGCCCTGGAACTAAGCCCTAATTACTCCGATGCATACAATAATCGCGGGGAAGTTTACAGAAGACAAAACAAATTTGTTGAGGCGATGAACGATTATCGCAAAGCTACGGAGCTTGAGAAAGATTTTGCCGAGCCTCACTATAATATGGGTTTGATTCTTGAAGCGCAAAAAAAGAATGAACTGGCCATACGAGAATTTGACACCTATTTGAAATTCAAACCGAATGCACCTGATAAACAGGAAATCACTGCTCGCATTGAAGCGCTGAAGAAAACGGCTGCGGCAACACCGGCTCCTCCAGGTACGGCACCGGCACCCAAGGCTCCCGATCAAAAGGCACCTGGAGTGGCACCGAGCCCGCCTGGCGCTCCGAAACCCGCCGGTCCCAGACCTGGACAGGTGCAGATTCCACCCCCGCCACCACCAGGTATCGATCTGGGGATTCCGGGTGTTCCTCCCATTCCTGTGGATATTCTGGCAAGCCTCGATATAGTATCCGCCATTATCTCACTCGTTTTTTATCTTTTTTCCGCTGGAATGCTTTTTTTAATTGCCGTCAAAACGAATACAAGCCTGCCGTGGCTGGCATTCATCCCTATTGCAAACATTATCCTTTGCATCAAAATTGCCGGAAAACCTTTGTGGTGGTTGGCTCTGTTCCTGCTGCCGATCCTGGCGCTCCCGCTTGCCATGCTGATCCCAATGGATCCGACGGAGGGCATCATTGTCGGAGTGCTCACGTTGTTAGTAAGCCTCGTGCCTCTGGTGGTGTGGCTGTTTGTGAGCCTGGGTATTGCATCTGCCAGAGGTAAGTCTGCAGTGTGGGGCGTGCTTCTCTTTATCCCTTGCACCAGTTTTATCGGTCTGGCTTACCTGGGATTGAGCAAGTAG
- a CDS encoding TRAP transporter large permease, translating into MSFATIGLLVILLLFVFFLMGLEIGFSMALAGFIGFAAIVNVDAAFNLVAKDVFSVLSSYGFTVIPMFVLMGQVGASGGVARNLYDSAYKFIGHVPGGLAIGTVAAATVFKAICGSSPATAATFATIAVPEMDRYNYDRRLSCGTVATVGTLGILIPPSVVLIVYGILTETSIGKLFLAGIIPGLIVAFSFVITLFGWSAMNPKLGPKGEKSPWKDRFASLPPVLVVLSIFLIVVGGLMMGFFTPTEAGSVGTFAVLILTLCKKDMDLKRFVQAVSETLRIACMVIMLIAGATILGHFFAVTRTPYIVAGWLEGLQVDRTVVMLIIIAVYLIGGSFIEDLAFLILATPIFLPVVLKMGYDPIWFGVIISVVTMIGVILPPMAINAFVVSGVCKEPVGTVYKGIYPFIVGMGLCLLLLLFFPQISMWLPNMMME; encoded by the coding sequence ATGAGCTTTGCCACAATCGGTCTTTTGGTTATTCTCTTGCTCTTCGTTTTCTTTCTCATGGGTCTTGAGATTGGTTTCTCAATGGCTCTTGCCGGGTTCATCGGGTTTGCTGCCATCGTTAACGTGGATGCCGCATTCAACCTCGTGGCAAAAGACGTTTTTTCCGTACTGTCCTCATACGGTTTTACGGTCATACCGATGTTTGTTCTCATGGGGCAAGTCGGTGCAAGTGGCGGCGTGGCTCGCAATCTGTACGATTCGGCATATAAGTTCATCGGACATGTGCCTGGCGGTCTCGCCATCGGAACCGTTGCCGCGGCTACGGTTTTCAAGGCAATCTGCGGCTCCTCACCTGCAACTGCCGCAACGTTTGCAACGATAGCGGTCCCCGAGATGGATCGGTACAATTACGACAGACGGCTCTCCTGCGGGACAGTTGCTACCGTGGGAACTCTGGGAATACTGATTCCTCCGAGTGTAGTGCTCATCGTATACGGGATACTTACAGAGACTTCTATCGGCAAGCTGTTTCTGGCAGGTATTATTCCCGGCCTGATCGTGGCTTTTTCTTTCGTGATTACGCTTTTCGGGTGGAGCGCGATGAATCCCAAGCTAGGCCCGAAGGGTGAAAAGTCACCGTGGAAAGATCGATTCGCATCCTTGCCGCCGGTCCTGGTAGTGCTCTCAATTTTCCTCATTGTGGTAGGCGGCCTGATGATGGGGTTTTTTACCCCGACCGAAGCCGGAAGCGTCGGAACGTTTGCCGTTTTGATTCTCACTCTGTGCAAGAAAGACATGGACCTGAAGCGCTTTGTGCAAGCAGTCTCCGAGACTTTGCGCATCGCGTGCATGGTTATCATGCTCATTGCCGGAGCAACCATCCTGGGGCATTTCTTTGCAGTAACCCGAACGCCATATATTGTTGCCGGCTGGCTTGAAGGCCTTCAAGTAGATCGCACGGTCGTCATGTTGATCATTATTGCGGTGTATCTTATAGGTGGTTCTTTCATTGAAGACTTGGCCTTTCTCATTCTGGCGACTCCTATCTTTCTCCCCGTAGTGCTCAAGATGGGATACGACCCTATCTGGTTCGGAGTCATTATCAGCGTGGTAACCATGATAGGAGTGATTCTTCCCCCTATGGCGATCAATGCCTTTGTTGTCTCGGGGGTCTGCAAAGAACCTGTTGGAACTGTATACAAAGGTATCTATCCGTTTATTGTGGGGATGGGGCTGTGTCTTCTTCTGCTTCTGTTCTTTCCCCAAATTTCCATGTGGTTGCCCAACATGATGATGGAATAG
- a CDS encoding phenylacetate--CoA ligase family protein, with product MNKQVSYWNPYLEVLPRERLEALQLKKFKRILTWAYSNSRFHRALYQQAGMHPEDINSWEDIRRVPKVEKAMMKPIQRKDPFPYGDALCVDLDDVCVFRQTSGTTGQPIYQADTWQDWEWWTECWATLLWAQGYRPHDRVFLPFGYNVFVAFWAAHYASEKIGCETVPGGVLDTKSRILKIQELQATAMMATPTYVLGMADTARNQLHIDPATLPITKITCAGEPGALIPSTKQRIEEIWGSKVFDHAGATEIGAWGFECSCQPGALHVNEAMFLAEVEDLETGELLTETGQKGKLVITALDRFAQPCVRFDAKDIVEIGDEQCECGRTYKLFKGGVIGRADDITKVKGVLLAPSAIEDVVRSIQGLGNEYEVIVDKKGDTDTITLKVELTEEAANSSTKELQGELTTQLRLKTNLGYNLEILPPNSLPRYEVKARRFKDLRKKGI from the coding sequence ATGAACAAACAGGTGTCATATTGGAATCCGTATTTGGAAGTACTCCCGCGCGAGCGGCTGGAGGCATTGCAGCTCAAGAAATTCAAGCGCATTCTAACGTGGGCGTACTCTAACTCACGATTTCACCGCGCTCTCTATCAGCAAGCCGGGATGCATCCTGAAGATATCAACTCCTGGGAAGACATCCGCCGGGTTCCGAAAGTGGAAAAGGCTATGATGAAGCCTATTCAGCGAAAAGACCCCTTCCCATATGGCGATGCGCTGTGTGTCGACTTGGACGATGTATGTGTGTTTCGACAAACCAGTGGGACGACAGGGCAACCAATCTACCAGGCTGATACCTGGCAAGATTGGGAATGGTGGACGGAGTGCTGGGCCACCCTGCTTTGGGCCCAGGGCTATCGGCCCCACGATCGTGTCTTCCTACCTTTCGGGTACAATGTATTCGTAGCTTTTTGGGCTGCGCATTATGCTTCCGAGAAGATAGGGTGCGAAACGGTCCCGGGAGGGGTGCTGGACACAAAATCTCGTATTCTCAAGATTCAGGAGCTGCAGGCTACGGCAATGATGGCTACGCCTACGTATGTCCTCGGAATGGCCGATACCGCACGCAATCAGCTTCATATCGATCCTGCTACATTGCCCATTACCAAGATTACTTGCGCTGGAGAGCCAGGGGCTCTGATTCCTTCGACAAAGCAGCGGATCGAAGAAATATGGGGATCTAAAGTCTTCGATCACGCCGGTGCCACAGAAATAGGAGCCTGGGGATTCGAATGCTCATGCCAGCCGGGCGCTCTCCACGTCAATGAAGCCATGTTCCTGGCTGAGGTGGAAGATTTGGAAACCGGGGAACTCCTCACCGAAACCGGACAAAAAGGCAAGCTCGTGATTACGGCGCTGGACAGATTCGCTCAGCCGTGCGTCAGGTTCGATGCCAAAGACATCGTAGAGATCGGTGATGAGCAATGTGAGTGCGGACGCACTTACAAGCTGTTCAAGGGAGGTGTAATCGGACGGGCTGACGACATAACCAAGGTCAAAGGCGTGCTCTTGGCTCCGTCTGCAATCGAGGATGTAGTTCGTTCCATTCAAGGACTGGGAAATGAGTATGAAGTCATTGTAGACAAAAAAGGCGATACCGACACGATTACTTTGAAAGTCGAGTTAACGGAAGAAGCTGCGAATTCTTCGACTAAAGAACTTCAGGGCGAGCTTACGACCCAACTTCGTTTGAAGACTAACCTTGGCTACAATCTGGAGATCTTACCACCTAACAGCTTGCCTCGCTACGAAGTAAAGGCCCGAAGATTCAAGGATTTGAGGAAAAAGGGGATTTAG
- a CDS encoding LOG family protein, with the protein MRIRRKLKYAVLGSASVPDDSPEIAKAYAVGRAIAGFGAVLLTGACPGLPQAATRGAKSSGGITMGISPAQSLHEHRTVYSYPEESDVTLFTGMGKKGRNVILVRSADACIFIGGGMGTLNEFTIAFDDLDTHCAIGILSGTGGYSDEFGRLVQIVGRTSRAALFEHADPATLVQSIFRHVDSADDIY; encoded by the coding sequence ATGAGGATACGGCGAAAGTTGAAATATGCAGTACTGGGATCGGCTTCCGTTCCGGACGACTCGCCGGAAATCGCAAAAGCGTATGCCGTCGGCCGGGCAATTGCCGGATTCGGTGCAGTCCTGCTGACAGGAGCCTGTCCGGGATTACCTCAAGCCGCAACCCGAGGAGCCAAATCCTCAGGCGGTATCACCATGGGCATTTCCCCGGCTCAGTCTCTCCACGAGCACAGGACAGTCTATTCATACCCCGAAGAAAGTGATGTAACGCTATTTACGGGAATGGGCAAGAAGGGCCGAAATGTCATTCTTGTGAGGAGCGCAGACGCATGTATTTTTATCGGTGGGGGAATGGGCACCCTAAATGAGTTCACCATAGCATTCGATGACCTCGATACACACTGCGCCATTGGAATTCTATCGGGGACAGGCGGATATTCCGACGAATTCGGCAGGCTTGTTCAAATCGTGGGGAGAACATCGCGAGCGGCTCTGTTCGAACATGCCGATCCTGCAACACTGGTACAAAGCATCTTTCGTCATGTTGATTCGGCTGACGACATATATTGA